Genomic DNA from Osmia lignaria lignaria isolate PbOS001 chromosome 6, iyOsmLign1, whole genome shotgun sequence:
TATGAAGCTCGTAAACAGGAATACGAGTGCCCGTGTACCTTTCGAAAACGGAAACGGAAATTCGAGCATCGATAAGGCGAAGATCGATCGACTTCCTATTTTTACTGGCTACCTCTCTTGCGTGTGCAAGCTCATATATACACGACGGAAATAAATAAAGAGGAGAATCCTCGAGGAATCGACTAACATCGTGAAGAACTCTTAGAACCTTACCGAAAAGGAAACGGTTAAAGAAGAATTCGGCTAGAGGAGAATGGAATTGTGTCGCGATTCGATTTATTGCAAATGCTGCACTCGATTTCTCTACGATTCATTTAACATGTTCACTACCACTTGCATTTTTCCtatgtaattatttattgaaatttgacgaataataattttcttattttactatGATAGAATTctaatgattttgaaaattatcattttagaATTGAATtagattggaaattaaatttataatcctTCTAATTTTTTCTCCACAGAAttacttattaaaatttaacaaataatatCTGTGATAGAATTCTTGTAATTTTGGTTGCAAAAtgcaataattcttttttattttttaaataaattttccactTTCTACCTTGCCCAATGGCCTATGAAAATTTTCCTTAACTtttggcagtcaacgtgttaacatgCATTTTCCGTACCATGTTTATGTAAACTGAAATTGGGTAAAAGCTCGAGGGTGATCGTAGATACGCGTGCAGGAAGCAGCTCTGGGAATATTTCTCGCGACAGACGTCTCAGAATAATATTCGATAATCAATAGCATAACTACAATTAAAACAAGGTACTTGACAGAACGGACGAGAGTTACAAGTAACTCTTAAATGAATAGGACATACGTCACGACAAGAAGGTATTTTGTTGAAGAACATTGGGTTTGGAAAAAGTTTGTGCGGTTTCTCTgttagaaataaattcaatctgaaaaagaaaatttatgattAACCCTTGAACCAGCGGAGTCTGGATCAATCgagatccaaacttacaaaatgaaaataatatgaagcacaaaattaaattgaaattggggctctcttcatggtccgctgtccaagGGTTAAGCTTGCAAAAGCTATAATAATTTCTGTCAAAACAGAAGcaacaatttaaaataaaattatatgcatagtttgaaatgaaattattttatgttgtttcagaaaaaaagaaattttaattattccaatgTTGTACCGCAAATCCGCACGAACTTGCTAGAGGAATCtaataattttcgaaaattcgtGAAAACTAGAAACATGATATAACTGGAAACGAAATCCACAGAGGGGGAAAAAGAAACAGTTTGAGAAGCCACCGATGCCAGCGCACTCGTAACAACTTAATTAGCAGCCCCGGGTCGCGCATAATTCTCGTCTACGTCTTTGAACCGCGAACGTCCACGAACGCACTGAATCGAATTTTGCCATGTGGACATTTCTCTACCCTCCCATTTAGAACCCCGTGCTCCCACCCCGTCGTCAGTCTCTAAACCCTCCCCAACCGACACACAACCCTTCTTCTGTCGCTCGTTTTGCTTCATGGTTGTAATCATGTAATCATCGGCGCGCGAACCCCAACCCCGTCCCCTCCCCACCCCCTTGTCAACTGTATAAAATATTCTCAATCGTATCAACAACAGTCACATCGTACATCGTACAACGTTATTACATTATTACAATAGTTTTTATAGTTAATCGTAATCAATATAATATTCACAGCATTTTATCAAAATCTCTTAAAAGCACCAACCGTGGCGGCTCAATTTCTCCATTCGcccttctcatttttttttttttatcatttttcttcgtaATTAATTATCTCGCGTAAATCATCCCGATATAAAACCCGATTCTTCAATTATCTTCATCGTCCTCTTCTTAATTCatcttctttctcttcatcGTCTCCTTTCTCTCCCACACTTTCGCTCCTCATCACTTTCTcactttcctttctttcatccCCTTCTTCTTTTACGCTTCTTCTATCACACtttatctttctctctcacgtgtatatatatataccttcaataatttatcgatgtatatatatatgcgtgtatatatatacatatataagctAAACGTTTCGTCTTAAAGCACTGATTAAACGAGGGAGCTCGTTTTTAACGTGTCCCTCCCTCTGAACACGCGTTTACCAACCATCCTAACCAAAATCACAGGACTAACTAGAAACACCGCCGGTATATTTCTTTGCCTCGTCGCTCAATTGGGGAGCCGATTAGACGCGAGGTGTACACGTACCTCAGCGTAGGCGAACGAAAAGACAGGAGAGACCAGGAACGATAACAGGGAGAAACCGAGGAGACTCGAATGATCGTCGAGTATCATCCATTGGTGAACAGTAACCAACACGTTTCAATGTAAACAGCGGTCTACTGAACGGAACCAGTCGCGTCGAAAGAAGGACAcgagagatgatgatgatgatgatgatgatgataatgatgatgataatgatgatgatgatgaccaGGAGAAACGGTAGCCGGTAGAAACGAAAGAAATACGAGAAACAACGAGCGAATGAGAATGAGGCACCACTAGTAGAACTTCTCGTGTCCGTGTTCCCCTTCTCTTCGTCCAACAGTGTTCCCCGTGTACACTCGTTGATCCTACGATCAAGCGACGTTGTATCTTCCCTTATCCTCGTCTTCATCTTCACGCTGGATGGCGAACGGAAACGTTGAAGACGATTCATCCTTCGgcggttgttgttgttgttgttgttgttgttgttccgGCGGCGATGAACGTGGCTAAGGCGAACTCAATGatgcggcggcggcggtggcggggCCTCTTCCTCGGAGGGATCCACCGGGCTCGGGGACAGGAACTTGCGCACATACTTCGGATAATGTGTCTTTTCGTGGGCCTTCAGTATCGTCGACCTCGAGAAGGTCTTGCCGCATAACGTACACCGGAACGGCCGTTCCCCGGTGTGTACCCGACAATGATCCTTCATGTGATGCCGCAACTTGAACGCCTTGCCGCAGAACTCGCACTTGAACGGTCTGTCCCCGGTATGGGCAGGTAGATGGGCTATCAACGAGCCAACGTCCGGGAACGACTTGCCACAGAACTTGCAGAGGACGACGCCGGAGGTCGGGTCCGAGTGGGCCGCGAGCTCGAGGTCCATCGGCTCGATCGTACCTGCGGTGGGGTAGTGGGCCTCGGGCGGCAGGTGCATACCGGGCTCGAGACCCAGCTGAGCCTGCAGCTGCAGGTGGGCCGCCTGCTCACGGAACTTGAGCGACTCGAGGCTGTGCGATAGGATGTGCCGCGCCAGCTTGCTCTGGTGGAGGAACGAGGCACCGCAGTACATGCACGCAAACACCCGCTCATCCACACCCATCAACTCCTGCAACCAAACAAACAAGAACATCAACTTCTTGTCTTCCTCTTTAGCACGTCCTTACACCCCCAACAGTAgcgtctccctttctctctcgcaCTCATTCGCTCTATCACTCCCCCTTTCTCTCaccattttacttttttatcatctatctaaatttctatctatccatctatctatctatctatttatctattgtttttcttttttactttgaaGTGATCGTTTCAAGCAGAAAAGATATAATACCGTCTCCCTTTCTCTTTCGGTAGTGTCTCTTATGACATGGATGTTACACCTCGCCGTGACAAATCGCTCGTTTCGACACTACTCGATTCACAGATAtcttgtatatacatatatgtatacataatatgTATGTAGGAGCCGGGTCGCGGCGAGCCTTTAATCGGCGCCCGTTCGCGCTGCTCATTCGAATAacgtctctctttctttctctcttttctcccgTTGCCTTGCGTATCTTTCGACTACTTCTCTATCGCCACTAGACCGTAGgcggaaataataataataaaaaaaaaaaaatatttgttaaaataaagaaagaaagaacaggCAAGGCTCGTCTTCTCGAGACCGCTACTTGTAAAGAAGCGCGTTTTTGGCATGACCGGAAGTATACGAGGCTCTCTTTGATAGATCTTTATTTAATCTTTCCTCCACCGGATTTATCAGCTGTTTATCGCTCTGTGGAAAAAGAAGTCCCTAGCCTTACGAGAAAATGATCCCTCTCGACGGCATGTAAGACGGTAGCACAAGAAGTTGACGCTCATTTTTGTTTGGCACGACGCGCACCCCCAGGTTTATATTAAAACATGTATGACAAGGAACTGTCTGAGTGTGTGTATATAGAACGCGTCAATATATACACACGTAACAACGATCGTCATTATACGTGCCTATATACGGACGGTGTATAGATGTGTCGGTCTGGGATAACAAGTGACACATATGTAGTACCGGGCCCACGGCAAAATCCCCACAGCCTCGCtcaagaacaacaacaacaacaacgaccCACCCGCCCCCTCGTCCCtcctcccattttttttttcactgttttcttattcttatttttttgttcaaatttcgtttcttttttcttttctctttttttcataaCGTAGGTAATAAAACTGCGGCCAAAATCGCCGCGGCGCAAAATTGTTCGCCGTAGCAAAAGGCATTGCACTCAACCAAAAAACGACAAATCGAAATACAAATATTACAAAGTAAGTAACAAATGGTAATAATGAATGtcaatataatttgtatatatgtataacgatatatatatgtatgtaaaaaaACGTGAACTGCATATATCAGTACATGTATGTAACAATATATAtgatatgtgtatatatatgtatatacatatatatatttatgtatttatatacatatatatatatataaaaatgtagTAAAAAACAACCATGGCCAAAAACGAAGGTCAACTTCTTGACAGTGAGCTAGCAAGACAGGCTGGCAGGATGGGAGGAACAGGAAGTCGCGCGCCGATTTTTCCATCGATCCTTGTAGGAGCAAGGGTGGAGaattaatgaatatttcaaGTATCATAGATTTTAATACTATTTGCTTGGAATCCATGAAATACTGGGCTCCGAAatgggaaaatattgaaattggtaGTTTCCAAGGGACCTTCGAACATTGAGTGTCGATGAGCATTGAgaactttaaccctttgaggaagaagtatttttaattttgatataataTCTAtgcttcaaatttttatttttttttcaatagaaTTTCCctcttcaaagggttaataattgtTCTGCCGCACCAAGGCTTTCGCTTATATCGGCAGATattatacagtagactctcgttatattgtcgTGGACGGGGctgtaaaaaaatttttcaaatttccaagctcacgtggcaatataacaagagtctactgtgaatgaaaataattacaagGTGTAAGATATGTAAGTGTAATGTGAGCATAGAACAATTCTTAGAAGAACCATCCGATCGACTGACgaataatcgaataattttctTCCTATTTCCGGAGTGGGACGGAGGAAATGGAGGGCAGATCGACGAAAAACAGCGCACGAGGAAACTGATAGACAGATAGACACACGAAGACACAGCGAAGGGAACGTGGATAAAATGGTAAACTCTGGATAATCCCGCGAGAATGATGGAGAACGAAGGATTGAAAAGACGGGACTAATGCACGGAAAAGTGAATTAGTTTGGAAAAAAGAAGATAATACGTTCGTCAAAGTAGACGGCATGCACTGATCGATCTCCTTCTGCGCAGCGCGTCTCGACGAAGATCTTTTCTTTACGGGGCGCTTGAAGCTAAAAAACGATCGGCAAGCGGCTAGGTTCAATTGATCATTGCGCTTGTCTCTTGGACGAGCctcgttttattttatttttaaaatcaacTTCCTATCGCGTGGTATTGTGAAAAAAATCACGAGTTCAAAGGACCATCGTCTGCGGACGGTCGTCCAACGACTAATTCTCGAAACGTTAATCAATGAAGCTCCCATCGTGTACGAAAATTGAGAATTAAGTAAAGTACACATCTCTGTCGTCGAACCTCCGATCACACTGTTCTATCGATTGTCAGGACGACTGTTAATATATGACACGATCACTTTCAAAATTAGCAGGGAGAGCAGCAAACAGCAAAGCACTTGGGCACGCATGCAATAGACCCACATGCAAAGTGAACtcgaaatataatatgtatgcCTGTCTATCTATCGGCGCGGATAGATAGGCAAACAAATAGATAGATATAtaaatagatagatagataaaaTGGATCGTGTTGTTGATGTTCCTCGTAAGTATCGTATCATCCTTCCGGATGACGATCTTAACGCTGTCCAACGGTCGTTCGCAACGAGCAGCGCGCAAACGAACGATTCGTCGTGATCTTGCACGAGTACGATTGAAATTCGACAAAATTGCAggcgtttcttttcttttcttttttttatcattttcgttTGCAAGATTCACCGTCGGCTCATTCGCAATCCGTCGAGAACACCAACGTGTGCGACACGCGATTGCGGACGAGCGACGTGTACGACGACGACAACCGTAATCGATATACAAATGCAGAGTAAAGAGAAAGTACGAGAATAAAAAGTAGTCAATAAATTGGAATATATAGcggaggaaagagagaaaactcACCGGTTCTGGTGGGAGTCTGTAGTCCGTGGATATTTCGCTGCTCGCGCTTCGCTCCTCGGTCGACCTTTCCCAGTCTATCTCTTTTTTTAACGACTGCAAACgaacattaaaaaattttcttcatatATCGACAATAATAAAGTAGTGCCAAAAGTGTGCAACGTAGACTTCCCACGACTAACCCTCCGTtacataattttcttaattttgacaagaaattaataatttttaatattgcaaaatatgtaagtttgtattttttataattttattgataataaaatttgtgcatttcattattttacgtaTATATACAACACAATGCAACGAAGGGTTAAGTAAAatcctagggaaccctagaaaaTCTAGGGAGCACTAGGGAGAACTTAAGTTGCACGCAACCATATACTGTCCACCAATCAGAAGAAGTCCCATGAGAATAATGCAATCTGATTGGACGTGCCCCACCTCAGGTCACGCGTACTTTCGAtcgtgacgtatgattggtcaAAGCGATCACATCTTGCCCCTGTGCCCTCCCACGAGACTTCTTGTGACCAATGGGCAGTACatacttaattaaatttattatttataatgataaaaattaaagattatACTCACAAGGGGAACTTGTTGGACCGGGGGTAACCCCGACGGGCCCGCGAGAGGTTCTGTACTGTGCGGGGACGGAAGTCGGCTCTGTGGTAGGTTCAACGGAAGCACGCCAGGCGTGCCACCAGTATTGTTACTTAGACTCATATCCGATGGTCCACTGTGTACCGAGATCGGACTAAGGGTACCCCTGGTTTCTTCTAGACTGGCGACATCTTCGGAGTCCCTCCTAGGTCGATCAAGGGCTAAAGGTCCTGGACAAGGGCTACCGGGTCCTGTAGGCGATGGCGGACAGTCGGTCATGTCTACCGCCTCGGTGGACTCGCTGGTGGGTGGTTGGGTAACGTTCGGTTGGGTCTGTTCGCATTCTTTCACCCCGCCGGATGGCAGTCCCGTGCCACCGGATGTATTTCCTTCCCTGTCTCTTTCTTTATTGCTCGATTCCTTTATACTCTCGCGTTCTCGATGATGTTCTCGCGATGTCCCGCGTTGTATACCCTCGGATGTGCTCGtgtgttgctgctgttgctgctgtggttgttgctgctgctgctgctgttgctgttgctgctgttgttgttggtgctgttgttgttgttggtcGTCTCTCGACGCTACCGCCGCGTTAATGTTTGTCATATCCGCTAGACCCTTAACCTTAAGGCTCTCCGCTGTCTTTAGGAGGTCCGATAGCTGGCAGTACTCGACGTTTACCTCGCCTTTGTACATGAAGTCGACGAGGGTACGTAGCTCGGCGAAACGTACGTCCTTTAGGATGACTATGGGGTGGCGGTTCGGGTGGTCGAGGAACAGGGCCTGGAAGTAGCTGGAGCACGCGGAGAGGACTACCTTGTGGGCACGTATCGAAGGTCCCTCCGTGCACGCCAGTGTCACGTCCACCAGCGACTCCGACTCCAGCAATTGACTGAACACACCCAGCAAGTTGCTCTGATGATTGTTCCACCTCAGGCAGTAATGCTCACTTCCCATGTCTGAACTGCACCCCGCAACCCTGCTGCAGAAGAAACATTTGTACCGGTCCCTGTGCTACTATCTTCCCTCGGTTCCTGTTCATCTCGAACGTGTCtctctgttttcttttctttttgcttttcttttcgttctttttttatcattctctcttttttatctctctctctctctcttttttttttaatacaactCTTTCGTGCTTATTGTCGCGGCTGCTCACTGCTTCACCGTTGAAGTTCCCGGGGTTAGTTGCGACCGCGACACCCGTACATTTTAATTTCCGACTGTTGACAGAAACTGTGACTCGTCAGACAGAGACTCGGCTTGCTTGATTATTGTCGGAGACACGGAGGGAACGCGGATTGGGCGATCAATGAGGAAGGTGATCATTTTGAGCTTGATTTATTTCAGTTGCGATCAACATCCGTAAGTTTGAGATATCTGAGATTTGTCTAATGTCAGCTGCCTCCAGAAATGTGGACTGGCCCACCCATCACCCCAAAATTCAAAGATTCCAGCACATAAAAATTCCAAACTCCAAACTCCAAATTCCgaaatttcaaattgcaaaattccaaattccaaattcGAATTCCAACTTCTAAAATTCTACAAAATTAAGTTAGAATGGTTCAAGGGACGatcaaaaaaataatttctaacattCCGTTTTGATCCGGAGATTGGAGCACCGCTGACGCACTTCCTGCGCGGCGAATCAGCGTCTGCGGAAGCGCGCGCAGTTCCGCGCGATTTATTCGCGGCGTTTCTTAACGCGGCCATCGTTCAATTCCGGCCACGGAACACGTGGCCGCGATGGTTCCCGACCGATATCAGCTGACGATACCGACGTCCTTTTCTTATCGTCCATTATGCCTTGCCGTTGGGTATACCGTATTTATTGCCGCGTTTAATGCGTGAACATTGCGTCGCGTTCTCGCGCGCACGTGTCGCTGCCATGTGCGCACAATTACACACGCGTGTACACGTATAATTATCTACGCCACGTACGAGAAGCGGCTTTGGACGCGTGTTCGCGTGACACGTTCGCGGATACGCGCGATGGCGTGCACAAGGGACGCTGGCAAGCGATGCTCGCGTGATACCTGCGGCTCCGTGATAACGCGACCGTACGTGATAATACACGGAACGTATCGTaataataaagagaaaataaCATTTTCACGTGGACCAAATTGCCGTGAGATTATTAGTGGTCGCTCgctgtttaaataattttatggtGTGCCATAAAATAGATACCTTGAACATTGCGAgcgttattgaaaataatattgtataaattaatttacgaaattacaaatttaaGTATAAAAAAGGGTTTAACAATTTGAACTGATTGATTTCCTTGTAAAACGATATGTTCTTGAATATGTCTTTAAGCATGTTTCTATGGTAGCTATTATTCGTCTAAATATAGCAACGAGCTGTAATTACATTGATTATTTTCAGGCTATGAAGTTCAATGAATTAATACTGTATAGAACAGTAGTGGATTTCGTATAGGACATTTTAAGGGAGTTTGTTATTTAACTATGATAAATTTCTACTCTCTAACTGTCTAATAGGTAATTATGATGAATACTGATTAATTTTGGATAAGCTTAAGTGTAGATAATTAGCGCTACTTAAATGTAATGAACActttatcaatattttcctAGAGTACCTTTAAACTGATATGAAATTGTATTATATCTGATAGAAAATGCAACATTCTCTACTGTATTATAAACAATATTCCATCTAGagcaaaatgtaattaattaatttgtttatatcAAAATCAACCGTGCAATCTTTACACTCTTTAATTACTTTGTGACActgtttcttaattattaaagtttcttaatttaattaaagataattagattgatattttgaataatttaaaacagtaccatttttctaaaaaaataagtTTTCTTCCTTAAAAAACTAGATACGAAGAATAGCAATAAAAATTGTCGCTCTAATAATTTAAGTTATTCTGCTATAAATAGCTTCAACGCTGTCTATAGAACTGTACGTAAAAAGTTTGTTAGTATAGCCTGTCTTTATTAAACacatttagaaagaaaaattacctATCCAGTCATAAGAACTTGTAAACTCTAAATTACAGCTAGGTCATGTTCATTTCACGATACTAATGCTTAGTAAACTTTATGTGTTCATATGTGCCTCCATGTATGTGTGAAAGTCGAAAGTTCTcttgaatttataatttcatataaaatctaGTCAGTGATTAATTAAACACGCGGAGACTACTGATACCTCATAAAGAGAACtacaaaaattgtattataacaGAATATCATATTTGATGCGGTTTACACTAAAGAAATATTGCATTCTGAAAAAATTTTGCATTCAAGGAAATaagcaaaaaaagaaactttgttTCAACCAACTTTGTTCTGTTTTTTTCCAAACGTGTTGCGCATATTAAATTCgcttttaatatatatttctcATCGTCAGAAGCTGAATaaaattttacagaaaaaagcttgatataaatttgttaatttgaagTAAAAATTTTTACTAATGATTCAATTAATATTCTCTTGATACTGTTCCTTTTATTTTAAtgtctaattaaaaaataaattattactttgTTCGAATGCATTACCAAAATGTTCTGTACAGTGTTTTATTcgttaaaaagtaattaaagtaGGATATTCATTGTTAAAAGTGCAGATTTTGGATTTCGGTGAAACACAGCGCCCAATCGATGGCAACCCATTCATCGCAGAATTACTCGAAGCTTTCACAGCAAGGCGCTTCAcgaattctatttaaaatgttatcttttctatcaaattaagaaaaataaacgaCTCTGTAAATATTATAAAGATTTTTGTTATGTACCTTCATATGTATGTATTCGAATAAAAGTTAATTGATACTaagcaatttatttttctaatttcatttttcactttTACCGTAATCTTTGAATTCATTACCaataatgaaacattaatataaatcaaataaacatttttgcatTATAATCTGGaattttttacaaacacatgAATCATTTCAATTAGACAAAAATGACCAAAttcaaaacaatattttttctaatttaagtAGGAAAGAAAGGATTTTTAAAAAGGTTTACAAAATTTAACTGTACGAAGAAATTCAGAATAtctttttaaaagaatattttaaatagtatctaccttattttttattctttgcaAAAGTTATTTAAAGTTACATCCCACGAATGAAAGATAGGCGAATTGTGAAGCAAGGAAGCATAAGAAAAtccgaaagaaaaagaacaggAGCGACGAGTTTCTTTCAAATTAAGCGTGCAACGATGCGCCCAGCTGACCTTTGCTTCTCATCGGTCGCTTTGTTTCGTAACGTTCCCTTTGCACTTTCAAACGCACACTTCTGTCTTATCCGCAAAAACATTTCCCTTCTTCTAACACTTATTTTATGGGGACAGGTTCCCAGGTGTAGCATTCTAATTTCAAACAAACTTTTCACGATGAAATGCTTAAACCCATCACATATGGTTTCACGAGTGAAAATATGTTAATAATAgttaataatttacatttttctgcTATTAATTTACCACTGTTTTCAATTAGTCTGCAAAAAGTTTTTAGAAGAATTAaactaaatttttttaataatttggcaTAATATTATTACTGATTTTATATTAATCTtgcatttttattattgttgtCTTCATTtgaattaatcaaaatttccCGAACTTTAATTATGCGTTTGCAGGTGCAAAGTGCACAGATGCAATTCAAGCAACGAGATACACAATATCATGTGTATGTCGCTAAATCAAGAGGTAATGTTTAAATATCGCTCAAAGTTTGTTAGGTGCAACTTATCTATTACTGCGTATAATTAAGCGTACCATTAGGCGCGTGGGCGAAATTTGCATTTGCCTATCAATAGACTACTTAAACGACCAACCCCACCAAATGATAGATTGCAAATCTTTCatctttgattaaaaaaaatgcTTACAAAAGaggatatttatattataaatagatCATTTTTCTGCATTTTATCACACATATTAAAGCATAATTGCAACTTGCAATGGCACCAGGTGAAAAGTAATTGAAAATCTATCAGAATCAGTAATTTCTcgtattaaaaatcattttgatttatttgcaATTTGGAAATAAACATATATTCCACACCGATTGTTATAGGAAACACTATTTTTagtgagaaaataaaaaaagaagaggaaaacgaCATACATTACATTCTCCgtctaaagaaagaaaagaggcgCGTTAAAAAGTTCATCGATAACAAACTGCAGTCACATTCGATAGGAAAAGGGTGAGGTAGAAACGGTTGATTGGTGGCTGAAGCAGAAATCAACGTTGACGA
This window encodes:
- the LOC117601617 gene encoding uncharacterized protein LOC117601617 codes for the protein MGSEHYCLRWNNHQSNLLGVFSQLLESESLVDVTLACTEGPSIRAHKVVLSACSSYFQALFLDHPNRHPIVILKDVRFAELRTLVDFMYKGEVNVEYCQLSDLLKTAESLKVKGLADMTNINAAVASRDDQQQQQHQQQQQQQQQQQQQQQPQQQQQQHTSTSEGIQRGTSREHHRERESIKESSNKERDREGNTSGGTGLPSGGVKECEQTQPNVTQPPTSESTEAVDMTDCPPSPTGPGSPCPGPLALDRPRRDSEDVASLEETRGTLSPISVHSGPSDMSLSNNTGGTPGVLPLNLPQSRLPSPHSTEPLAGPSGLPPVQQVPLSLKKEIDWERSTEERSASSEISTDYRLPPEPELMGVDERVFACMYCGASFLHQSKLARHILSHSLESLKFREQAAHLQLQAQLGLEPGMHLPPEAHYPTAGTIEPMDLELAAHSDPTSGVVLCKFCGKSFPDVGSLIAHLPAHTGDRPFKCEFCGKAFKLRHHMKDHCRVHTGERPFRCTLCGKTFSRSTILKAHEKTHYPKYVRKFLSPSPVDPSEEEAPPPPPPHH